TTCCCCGATGGAGAGGATCCGGATTCATATGCCAGAAATCACTCCACCGAAGAAGTTCACCAATTCATCCGTGAGCATTCTGAAGATTTTATCCTTTTTAAAACAAAAATTCTACAACAGGAAGCCGACCAGGATCCTGTAAAAAAAGCAGCATTAATCCGCGATTTAATTGCAAGTATTGCATTGGTTCCCGATGCCATTACCCGTTCGGTTTACATTAAAGAATGCAGCAAGCTGTTTGAAATTGCTGAACAAACGCTCATCAATGAGCTGAACAAATTTCGTCGCACAAAATCTGCCAAAGAAAGCGGCGCAGATTTGCCCTATACGGAAATACCGGAGAAGAAACAGGAAGTCACCCGTGAGGAAGAAAGCGTTAATGAATTATTGCCCCAGGAAAAAGATTTAGTCCGCATCCTGCTCAATTATGGCGAACGCGATCTGGAATATGAGATAACCGTTACCGAAGAAGAGATTGGTCCCGACGGAAAACAAAAAATACATAAGGAGATTTTGCAGACAACGGTGGCGGAATTTATTGTTCACCAATTACTGAGCGACGGACTCGAATTTGAGCAAAGCGAATTTGCAGCGATACTAGGCGACTATGCGCTTGCGCTGGAAGGCGGATTAATTTTAAAACAAAATCACTTTTTACAACAGGCAGAAGAAATCGGTAAAACGGCAGTTGATCTGGTTGTAACCCCTTATTCGCTCAGTGCAAAATGGCGCGACAAGCACATGATTTTTACAAAGCTGGAAGAGGAAAAATTATCCTACATGGTAAAAAATGCCGTGTACTCCTATAAATTAAAAAAAGTAATGCAGTTTATTCAGAACATTCAGAAAAAACTGAAAAACGACATTACAGAAGAGGAAGTCAATCAATTACTCGAAGATCAGATGGCTTTATTTGAGGTAAAGAAAAAACTATCTGAGGAATTGGGAAGAGTCATTATCCGCTAATGCTAAGTTATCCCATCATAACATTCAGTTCTGATTTTAGTATTACTATACTAAATGTCATTTTATTTCTATTGTTATGGATATTATCCCGACTGGGAAGAAAACATGCGAAAGATTTAGTGCGTCCCTTTTTTAAAAAGGAAAAAATAAAAGTGGGCGACCGTGAACTGGCCACCATCACGCTGGTGAAACAATTCATTAATATTCTCGCCATTGTTTTAGCCATTGAAAGTTTATCGGTCAATAATAAAAATGTCGGCTTTACCGAGTTATTGGAATTCGATTTGATTCGTATTGACAAATTCCACATTTCGATTTACAATATTTTATTGGTAGCCATTTTTGTGATTAGTGCGCGAATTTTAACCTCCACCATTCGTATTTGGGTATTGCGAAGCGTAAAAGAAGAACGTGAATCGCAGAACAAAGCACATACGATGATTCGTTTGCTGCAATATTTCATTTATACGCTGTTTATTGTTCTGGCCATTCAGAGTTTTGGAATCGACATTACCATTCTGATTGCATCGTCTGCTGCTTTATTTGTTGGATTGGGATTAGGTCTGCAAAAAATATTCGCCGATATCATTTCCGGCTTTATTTTATTGTTTGAAGGAAGTATTAAAATTGGTGACGTAGTAGAAGTTGACAAAATGATGGCCAAAGTGATTGAAATCAACATCCGCACTTCCACTGTAAGAACCCGCGATGGAAATTACCTGATAATTCCCAATTCGAAACTAACCTCCGAAAACCTGAACAACTGGTCCTACAACCAAAAATCCACCCGTTACTTTATTCAAATCTCCACAAAAAATGAAACTGATCCGGAACTAATCCGATCGCTATTATACCAATGTGCATTGCAACATCATTTAATCGATAAGAAAAAACCGATCCAGGTATTTCTCGAAGATTTTGGCGATAGCAGCATTAAATTTCAATTGAGTTACTGGACCTCTCACGCCTGGGAAGTACAGCGCATACAAAGTGATCTTCGTTTTTTAATCGACAAATCACTACGCGCAGAAGGAATTCATCCGGTGGCTTCGAATAAGAAAGGAGATGAGCAATGAGGTGGATGAATACTTTACTATTAGCATTATGCTCCCTCTTTGCGTTGGCACAAACAGGAGAAATTGAAAAGCTGGAAAAGAAATTAAAAGCGGCCAAAACAGAAAAAGAGAAATTAGAAATCAGCGTTACGCTTTCTAAAACCTGGCTGATGGTTGATTTCGACAAAGGAAAAAAAATGGCCGAGACCGGTTATCAGACTGCCATAAAAATTAAAAACAAAGATTTAGAAGGTCAGTTTTTAAATGTCCTGGCCATAGTAGAAATGTATTCGGGAAATACCGATTCTGCGTTTGTTCTTTTTAGAAAAGGGATTTCGACTTCCCGCATTGCAAAAAACAAATTAACCGAAGAAAAGATTTATGCCAACATGGGTAGTCTTTTCGAATTTATAGGAGAATACGATAGCGCATTTTATTATTTCGACCGATCATTAAAAATGTCGATCGCCCGAAAGGATACGGTTTACATTGCAGACACCTATAATAGCATTGGATTATCCTATTCCAATATTGGACAATTCGATTCTTCCTACACCTACCTTCAGCGATCCTATCAGTTGTACCAGTTGATCGGGAAAAAAGAAGGAATGGCAGATGCAACTTTTAATATTGCCAACATCTATTTTTACCAGAACAAATTCAATAAATCACTCGACCTGTTTATTGAGGCTCGCGATATTTACGACAGCTTACATGTAGAAAATAAAGCTTCGCAAGCAAGGATGAACATTGCACAAATCATGTTCAATTCCAAAAAGTATGAAGATGCACGAAGAGAACTTTATGTCATTCTTCCTGTTTTTAAACGCTCCGAAAACAACCATGATCTGGGGAATGTCCATTTCATTCTTGCCAACACGTTCGAAGAAGAACAACAATACGATAGTGCCAGCTTCCATTATCAGAAAGCACAGGAAGCTTTCCGGAAAGCAGAAGATAAAAACGGATTGGGATCGGCATTATCCTCCATGGGTATTATGCTCTTGCACCAGGGGAAAACGGATGAAGCAATTGTGTTTTTTAAGGACGCATTAAAAAATAAAATTCAGGCGCAGGACCCCGAAGGAATGGGAGCAATACATAATGGATTATCCGAAGCCTACCAACGCAAAAAACAATTTGATTTAGCCTTGTATCATTGTTTGGAAGGAATAGGATACCTGGAAAAAACGGGAGCAAAAGGCGGACTATCTCAAATGTATCTCCGGGCGGCGGATTTGAGTCAGGAACAAGGAAATTTTGCGAATGCTTACGGTTATATCCGGAAACATTTAAGTCTTAGAGATTCACTGGAAAGTGAAGAAGACCGAAATGCATTAGCAAAACTGGAAGCGCAATACAACACCAAAGAAGAAAAAAATAAAAACGAATTATTGCGTCAACAAAATCTCGCTAAGGATGCAGAAATAAAACTGAAAGATGAAGAGGAACATAAAAAGAACATTCTTCTTTATGGTGCATTAACCATTGTTTTGTTATTTGTTGTGTTACTCAGCATTATTATCCGCGCCAACCGGCAGCGAAAACGAGCGAATGAAATTCTGGCCATTCGCAACGAAGAAATTATACGTCAAAACACCAACATCCTGCTTCAAAAAGATATTATTGAAGAAAAACAAAAAGAAATTACCGATTCCATCAATTATGCAAAACGAATTCAGTTTACGCTTTTAGCACATGATGCATTGATGAAGGAGCACTTGCCTGAACATTTTGTTTTATTTCTGCCTAAGGACATTGTATCGGGTGATTTTTACTGGGCAACACATACTGAAAATGGAAAATTCTTTATGGCCGTTTGCGACAGTACCGGACATGGCGTTCCCGGAGCTTTTATGTCGCTGCTTAATATCTCATTTCTCAATGAGGCCATCAATGAAAAACACATCCACGATCCCGGTAAAATACTGGATCATGCAAGAGCTAATCTGATTGAACATATTTCACAACAGGGACAAAAAGATGGAATGGATGGCGTTGTTTTTTGTTGGGATAAAAAGAACCTGATCTATTCCGCCGCACACAATAATCCAATAATCGTGCGACAGGGAGAAATTATTGAACTAGCCGCAGATAAAATGCCGGTTGGAATGGGCGAACGCGAAGATCCGTTTAGCACTCATTCACCCGAATTGAAAAAGGGCGACATGATTTATTTCTTTACCGA
This Flavobacteriales bacterium DNA region includes the following protein-coding sequences:
- a CDS encoding tetratricopeptide repeat protein, with the protein product MNTLLLALCSLFALAQTGEIEKLEKKLKAAKTEKEKLEISVTLSKTWLMVDFDKGKKMAETGYQTAIKIKNKDLEGQFLNVLAIVEMYSGNTDSAFVLFRKGISTSRIAKNKLTEEKIYANMGSLFEFIGEYDSAFYYFDRSLKMSIARKDTVYIADTYNSIGLSYSNIGQFDSSYTYLQRSYQLYQLIGKKEGMADATFNIANIYFYQNKFNKSLDLFIEARDIYDSLHVENKASQARMNIAQIMFNSKKYEDARRELYVILPVFKRSENNHDLGNVHFILANTFEEEQQYDSASFHYQKAQEAFRKAEDKNGLGSALSSMGIMLLHQGKTDEAIVFFKDALKNKIQAQDPEGMGAIHNGLSEAYQRKKQFDLALYHCLEGIGYLEKTGAKGGLSQMYLRAADLSQEQGNFANAYGYIRKHLSLRDSLESEEDRNALAKLEAQYNTKEEKNKNELLRQQNLAKDAEIKLKDEEEHKKNILLYGALTIVLLFVVLLSIIIRANRQRKRANEILAIRNEEIIRQNTNILLQKDIIEEKQKEITDSINYAKRIQFTLLAHDALMKEHLPEHFVLFLPKDIVSGDFYWATHTENGKFFMAVCDSTGHGVPGAFMSLLNISFLNEAINEKHIHDPGKILDHARANLIEHISQQGQKDGMDGVVFCWDKKNLIYSAAHNNPIIVRQGEIIELAADKMPVGMGEREDPFSTHSPELKKGDMIYFFTDGFADQFGGPKGKKFKYSNFYQLLASNAELSCTEQSQKLEHEFKSWKGDLEQIDDVCVLGMRI
- a CDS encoding mechanosensitive ion channel; protein product: MLSYPIITFSSDFSITILNVILFLLLWILSRLGRKHAKDLVRPFFKKEKIKVGDRELATITLVKQFINILAIVLAIESLSVNNKNVGFTELLEFDLIRIDKFHISIYNILLVAIFVISARILTSTIRIWVLRSVKEERESQNKAHTMIRLLQYFIYTLFIVLAIQSFGIDITILIASSAALFVGLGLGLQKIFADIISGFILLFEGSIKIGDVVEVDKMMAKVIEINIRTSTVRTRDGNYLIIPNSKLTSENLNNWSYNQKSTRYFIQISTKNETDPELIRSLLYQCALQHHLIDKKKPIQVFLEDFGDSSIKFQLSYWTSHAWEVQRIQSDLRFLIDKSLRAEGIHPVASNKKGDEQ